Within the Zea mays cultivar B73 chromosome 10, Zm-B73-REFERENCE-NAM-5.0, whole genome shotgun sequence genome, the region cccattgggggggacgcccaggaattatcagtatatttttcaaaacggtcacatccgcgcAGGGCacacagtgaatacctcaagacaaaaatgagatatcaacaagagttagagggaagccaaatatagccagtagagtgcaacatatggtcgacagaaatgacttgaagactggacagagaacgtccatcaaatgtccaatcagtcacagagcaaataaattacactacctagcgagatatggatggattgcgaactcggctgcaaaagacaaaatacatgctgacctctgaagcataatattgatgacatagcgcggatgacgtcatgccaattttttacaagcagaaaggataattttcagcaaaaggacacagaaggaagaccttcgagtggactatcctaaaaaatccacttgaaggtcgggggctacacccattgggtgcaccttcggtgcaccccatggattatcattttaaatcaatatagtgccgacctctaaggcgtggaacaagattggaaagatcaatcctcaactgagatgcaggagcgcgaatggagaaaatctttggagaagacctttgagtagattatcttctaaaatctactcaaaggtcgggggctacacccattgggtgcacctccggtgcacccaatgaagtccagaatcttacaatccaaaatgctgatttctaaggcacaggcacaaaactaaactttggtcgaacaagtgatcagagcaagagaaaacagcagggagtcatttttggaccttggatctttgagttgattacctccaaatcaacccaaagatcgggggcttgtgggagatagatatcccccgggtccactaaaagagtaaaggacctcacgaaaggcccaaaggcccaataaatcataaggtcattctttcgtgggcctggggagaaacaaccggcGAAACAGAGCGGCATGAggctggattggtgcaaacccggacggcccacagcgtcgagcgaatggctgcaacagagatccgactttcctgcgctggagtctccatgcaacgaagccatgcgaggataagtcggcgggggttacgtagggataatctcaagaggttcactatcttttagctacttgttgttatcttacccacgtgtactgccccaaggtcgagtatataaggcctagggggcaccccttcagaacgaccgaccctatcttacttagccacctacgtaaactctctgtgccttcaacccagagagtcctcttgtaaccacatccgaattctcatcaggacgtagggtgttacgcatctctaagcggcccgaacctgtaaatcttgtccactgtctctcgtgcaatcggcacgaaccattttgctacagtcgttgacaccgttctactcctaaaaaacaccttgaggggcaaccccgggtgtgcggtcggacccaaaacaccgacaacgtCGGCTCCACGACATCCGTTtgtgccaacgcaacacgtacctcggcgccatagcctctggcgccgagctgtgttacctcggcgacaCAGGCTACGGCGCCGAGTAAAAGGTCCAAAAacgacattaaaattttctaaggtccaaacgtgaatttttttctgATGAAGGACCAAAATATAAAAAATCCGGGCAGTGCGGGTGGAAGCGTAGTTACTGCAGCCGCTACGACGTAAGGAGTGGGGAGAGGATGGAAGGCTGGTGGGCTGCACATAGCAAGCACCGCGAGTAAAGACCTGGAAGAACGCTTGCACTGCGAGTCAGACCTGGCGCGGTCGCACGACGCGCCGCCGTGTGAACCGGCTGGATGGAAGCCTGGTGGGCTGCACATAGCAAGCACCGCGAGTAAGACCTGGAAGAACGCTTGCACTGCGAGTCAAACATGCGCGGTCGCACGACGCGCCGCCAGGTGAACCGGCTGTTTACTCAGTCACGCAAATCGAGACGTTGATTTTATTGAGGTTTTTTTGTTATATCTTGTAATTAAAAGATTTAAATATCGAACCGATTTTATATCTGTGTTTCTGTTATTTTTATGAAAGAAAGTAAACCACACATGCTATGTATATTTTAAATAAAAAAATACGTGATTAAGATTAGTATATAATTAGTGTTATTAACATATAGTAAGCGTCTATTAAATAATTTTAACATATAATTATTGTCTACTAATACAATTTTCATTTATTTAATAACATTTTTAACTCATACAACAAATTTTATACGGCGTGCTTCTAGACTATTTTTATCTACTGTAGAGTATTTCGTAATTTTTTTCCTGTATATAAAAGCTGCCTGCCAAAGGGTCGCTTTTGTAGACGGCAATGGATCGGAAGACGAGGACAGAGCGTTCTGCACGCCTTCCTCCTACGTAAGTATATATACACTCCTCCGACTTGCCGTTCCATTCATCCAGTGCCAGTCTTCCATCGCAAGACGGGGAAAAGTGAGCACATTCTTGCACGAAGCTTGCCGCCGCCGAGCTGGGGAGGAGATCTTGCCTAGGTCTAGCGAGGAGGAGGTCGATCGATCGATTGGCTAGGACTCTAGGAGGAGGAGCTGGTTCATAAGCAGGTCAGTGCGCCCCTTTCTACTATCGCTCTATCTATTACTCGATCTCCCTCGACTGCACATTCCTGACAAGATCCTAGAAGGTGGGAAGGTTTCTCCGAGGATGTTTTTTAGGGAACCCGCCGTTTCAATTCGATTCGTGCGTGTGTCTTCTTGTAGACCTACCGACCCACCCATCGACTGTACTTGTTCGAGGAAGGGATGGCCGATCTGCTGAGCTTCCTGAAGACGATCTTGGAGGCCGGGTTCAGTATAATGAGCGCGCTGGAGAAGGCTGGCCACAACGCGGACGACTGCCGCAGGATCGGTCAGCTCCTGCAAACACTGAGTGCCATCGCTAACGCCAAGTACCTGGAGGTAGGGTGGTAATGGACTTCAAATTTTACACTACAAATTTTACAAGGATGGGATGGTATCTGGATCCTgctttatttctatttatttttaaactaaaattaattaagagcTCAATCAAATTACGAAGAAatatttggatcgtgatccattagcACCTCTGCCTCTGCAGGACAACACGACCAAAGGTCTGAAGGAGACCCTCCAGCGCGCGTCCGAGATCGTCAAGACGTGCAACCGCAAGACCTTGGTGAGCCGTGCCTTCAAGGCCAATCAAATCGCCGACGAGCTGCGCGGGGTTTGCATTGACATATTGCTGAACCTGAATACGGTGCTCCTTGCCAACGTGGCCGACATTAAGAAAACTGTTACCCACACTAACTCAATGTTGGCCCAAATTTTGGAAATATGTGCTGCTAATCCCGATGTTCGTCTGCTACGGCAAAAGGTATAGTTGTTTTTGTTGTCTGTAATCCTGATGATTGAATAACCGGCCAATTAGTTGTGGCTGAACGAGTCTAGTGCCTGACGCATGCCAGTTCATGCGGGGCGAGTTCGAGTCTCAGGGGAGTGCGCGAGTGCTTGCAGATCGTGGGATGGCACGGCCAGTAAACGCGGCATGGAGTGCATGTAAACGAGTCGAGTCTGTTTATTAATTCAGAGCAATACAACAGAAAAGGCTGTGAGTAATACAGCACCAAAAATCACCCTGTCTCTAATTCTTCAGTCGCTTGAACTCGCCGGAATTCCTGGCAGCTGAACTCGCCGGATTttccaacaattggtatcagagggggTTAAAGTAGAAATCACCTCCACGACGATCGCCGCCGCGCCGACCGCGAACACGCGATGCACGCCGCTCGCCGTCGCGCGGTCCACGCCATCAGTGGGAGGTCGTAGTCGAGCGCGTCATCAGAGAGACGGGCGGCTCTGGCAACTGGCCACAGCTTACGAAGACGAACTACGACACCTGGTCGCTGCTGATGTAACTGAAGCTGCAGGCGCGTCACCTCTGGGACATCGTCGAGTTCGGCTCCTCGGGAGTTCCCCAAGAGATGGTGCCCACCCTCGCGACCAAACCGACGGCCAAGGATGCTTGGGAGGCGATCAAGGTCATGCGCGTTGGCGATGAGCGCGTGCGGAAATCGACGGCGCAGAGTGTTCGAGCCGAATATGAGCAGATCGTACTTCGGGAGAACGAGCAGATCGAAGATTTCGCCCTTCGACTGACAAACCTCGTGCAACGTCTCGCCATCCTGGGCGACCCGGAGCCTCAAGACAGGGTGGTGGCCAAGTACCTGCAAGTCGCGCGTTCGAGGTACAAGCAGCTCGTCATCTCTATTGAAACTCTGCTCGACATCAGCACACTGTCCATCGAAGAGGTGACGGGGCGACTCAAGGCTGCGACGGACGATGAGCCGGCGGTGCCATCTCAGTCCTTGACTGGGAAACTACTGCTCACGGAGGAGCAGTGGTTGGAGAGGTACAAGAAGACAGAGACTGCCCGCGGTGGCTCCAATTCAGGCGCGCGCGGCAGACATCGAGGCAAGCCACGAGGTCGTGGTGGAGCAAGCGGTTCTGTAGGCAGAGGGAATGCAAACCCCAAGAAAGCAGGCGTCAACGACATCTGTAATCGATGTGGGAAGAAGGGACACTGCGCCAGAGATTACCCGTATAAGTCCAACAAGGGTAAGGCCTAGACTAAGGCCCATGTCGCGCAGGCcgaagaggaggaggaggggacTCTGCTCCTCGCACGGGTCTCCTCCGTCCAGCTCCGCCCGCTCGACGGGTATCATTTTAGCAAAAGGTAGTAAGAGAAAATGGAACCACTGGATAGTAGTCCATACGCGTATCACGATTCCTCGGTATGCTACTTCGGTCTAAGCGCTTGGAACGATATATACGCGACACAATTTTCAAACAAACAAGAGGATTGACGCAATATACGGGGACGTGACCGTGAAAAAGGATAACAGTAGGGGTGGTCACTTTTCTATGTACCGATATATCGTTTTCTTAGTTCAGTTTAATTTTCAAACAAACAAGAGGATTGACACAATTTTGGTCACTTTTCTATGTACCGATATATCGTTTTCTATGTACCGATATAAATTATTTTATACATGGTTTTCTCTCTACAATAAAAATGTAAATATATCTATATCTGTATCCAaattttatatttatcattttaGAAGATATATGATAAATTTGATGTTTATTGTTTTATAAATCTCTATAACTTCAATACTAAATTTGCATAGTAGTTTTTTCATCATCTTTATCCGTAATCAAAGGAAAAGATAGAAAAATTAATAACTAAATAAAATAAGTATCCGTTTTTTAGTCTAAGAGGGCATGCTTCTAGCGGAAGCAAACTTTTGGAGACCTCGCTCCCCTCGTTGACACGTGTGTATTTAATCTCAAAGGAAGGACGCACCACTTTCTTTTAATCAATTTTGTTATAGGAATTTcataacaaatcaaccaagaatcaAGCAAGtggacacgatgatttattttaccgaggttcggttgcaaagaacctagtccccattgaggaggtcacaaagaccggatctatTTCGGCCATTTCTCTCtcacaaacggtcacttagactgagtgagccttttccttaatctctctagtcacttagaccccgcaaggaccaccacacacttaggtgtctcttgctttgattacaaatcacttgagaagagaaaggagaaaggaaaaaggcaatccaagcaacaagagcgcaaatgaacacaaaatctctctcacaagtcactgagtgtttgagatgaatttgggacttggagaggatttgatctattgaattgtgtcttagagtgaatgctagagctcttgtattgaatgtgatatttagaaaacttggataacaaaggttgtggtggttggggggtatttatagtccccaACTACCAAGTAGTCATTGgtcaaggctgctggcgatgggcgcaccagacagtccggtgcgccatcggacacgcagtgttcagtgtctggtgctccgccacatcacccaaccgttagggtctaGAGCTGGTCGactgttggaggctttgtcctcatgcggcaccgaacagtccggtgccacaccggacagtctggtgcccctctgacttcgctgctctaacttctgcgcgaCACTATTCACCACTGCAgctctttgcagagtcgaccgttggcgcagatagtcattgcttcgctggctcaccggacagttcggtggcacaccagacagtctggtgaattatagcggaacgcGCGCTTGAAtttccgagagtggctggttgatctctgtacggtcctggtgcaccggacactatccggtgcgccatccttcagcacactcaagtcattTGCTCCTTGTTTTACaaatgaatttttgggtagtacctgctattgctttatgtggttttgggtatagagatatatattattcatgatcacatttttattatcagtttattatttactgttcatgacaagatcattatgttaattagaacatggagaaccacccgagaaaacagtgctaccacaagggtggtatggggtgcccttagctgactaactaggaaagctagtggaggactaccttacccgatagaggcaaggacagtaggggagtggtcagtgtggggaggcctttggtttgattttgctgcgatggcggtcagacgaggggtccctgcattggagcttcctagaaactgtagcggttttctgaagctagtacaactttgtaaaggtctcgtagtggtgccctgcctcgcttccttggtagaggtgttgaaagggaaatgtgcccttggaccatttctaagtattttggtgattaagtgccaacacaagtgcttttgtgctaatctatgtaaagtggtggacaaagtgcaaatcatgtctgttggggtcgtgcttcggtgcgccgaaggtctcacacgaagaagcagcttcggctgaagtcgtctccaagagatggccgaaggtcccttttcatggagcttcggcgctttaaaccgacatagagatagaatgacctttttatacatataggtctgagtcaatgctgtaaactttcgcaaggggcataattgtaatttgtcacaggctgcgacctgtgcctataaatagatgaacagtacctctgtactgttcacgtgaacctgtcatttgctttcacatcacgcttgtacttttgccttccgcaggaccgaaggtacatttgtaaatcaaagtcatttatattcattaatacaagtagagataattctatggcaatatttaaatgtttatttcatattctatgatttatgtgaatgcttcattcttcgttgttatgcttacgaaggtatgtccttcgtaaccttcgtcctagttgacacaggcagtgcagctgacattatatttgccaaagccttcagacagatgcaagagcctgaagacaagattcatgatgctacgcaccctctttgtggcttcggagggcggcagattgtggcactcgggaagattaccatgccggtaaccttcggatttgttaataacacaaggactgagcaaattgtgtttgatattgttgacatggaatacccctacaacgccatcattggtcgtggtaccctaaatgcttttgaagcaattcttcacccagcttatctctgcatgaagataccttcggaccaagggcctattgctattcatgggagtcaggaagctgccagaagggccgaaggaagctggactgattccaaggcaatccataatatagatggagttgaagcttgtgaacagtacaagttcaggagggaaaaagcagcttcggctgatcagccgaagcccatgctgctgtgtgaggatatagcagagcagaaggtgctattgggctcgcaattatctgaagatcaagagaaaaccttgataaggtttttattcaacaataaagatgtttttgcatggtcagccaatgatctttgtggagtgaatcgggatgttattgaacattcgctcaatattgacccatccttcagaccccgcaagcagaggcttcggaaaatgtctgatgacaaggccgaaggggctcgcaacgaagtaaaaagactcctaagtgcaggagttatcagagaagtgaagtatccagaatggctagctaacactgttatggtgaagaaggccaatggaaagtggagaatgtgtattgatttcacagatctcaacaaggcttgtccgaaggatgagttcccgctgccaaggatagactctttagttgatgcagcagcttcttcggaactcatgagtctcctggattgttactcaggctatcatcaaatctggatgaaaaaggaggatgagccgaagactagtttcataaccccaagtggtacatattgctatcttcggatgcctgaggggcttaagaatgctggagggagtttcagcaggatgactgcgaaggttctccaatctcagataggcagaaatgtgttgacctatgttgatgacattattgtaaaaagcacgaagcaagaagaccatattgctgatctgcaggagaccttcgccagcttcagacaagctggtctgaagctgaatccagaaaaatgcgtcttcggagtaaagaagggtaagttccttggatgcttggtttcaacaaagggaattgaagctaatccaaacaaaatcgaagctatacttcgaatggagccaccaaccacaagaaagggggcccaaagattgacaggaagactggcatctcttaacagatttatatccagatcagcggaaagaaatctacccttcttcgaggtgctaaaatcagctgaagtctttcaatggggcccagctcaacaaaaagctttcgaagaactcaagcaatacctgatagatctaacaacattaactccaccaatgccaggggctcctctgttgttgtatgtggcagcttcgcactcagcagtaagtgcggcacttgtgcaggagaagtttgatggacaaatcaagaagcaggtcccagtatattttgtatctgaggtccttagtgtctcaaagaaaaattatacagaactggagaaggtgttgtatgccgttctaatggcatccaggaagcttcggcattattttcaggcatataatattattgttccttcttcgcagccgttgaaagatatcatgagaaataaagaagctactggccgaattggaaaatgggctgcggagcttaatgaattttacattgattatgtgcacagatcctcgatccagtctcaagcattggcagattttattgccgactggacgccaggggctcagggcgaagaagcgaataaagatgccgaagcatggacagtgttttgtgatgg harbors:
- the LOC100304388 gene encoding uncharacterized protein LOC100304388; translation: MADLLSFLKTILEAGFSIMSALEKAGHNADDCRRIGQLLQTLSAIANAKYLEDNTTKGLKETLQRASEIVKTCNRKTLVSRAFKANQIADELRGVCIDILLNLNTVLLANVADIKKTVTHTNSMLAQILEICAANPDVRLLRQKV